One Qipengyuania gaetbuli genomic region harbors:
- a CDS encoding glycosyltransferase: MPSCADKPWRSSGKRGRRTHCKARLRPLRKLSRRTVTIPRKIHYCWYGGKPLTPLAQACVESWERKAGEFEIIRWDESNTPIDDHPYMRIAYMRGLWAFVADYARLQALIAHGGIYLDTDMEVVKPLEKFLEHTHVVGNESDGQISAGIIGAHPHSAFLKACLKWMDRDASAGSPSFTSIPKIMQQVYDAGDFDVTIYPPRYFYPYNPYDPDQPVKQLLYSDITEETYAIHHWSASWVKPRTWTQYAKSVLKYAYRNLPKR, from the coding sequence CTGCCATCGTGCGCGGACAAGCCATGGCGGAGTTCCGGCAAGCGCGGCAGGCGAACGCACTGCAAGGCACGGCTCCGGCCACTTAGGAAATTATCGAGACGAACCGTGACGATACCGCGCAAAATCCATTATTGCTGGTACGGCGGGAAGCCGCTGACACCCCTCGCTCAGGCTTGCGTCGAAAGCTGGGAGCGCAAAGCCGGGGAGTTCGAAATCATTCGCTGGGATGAATCCAATACGCCCATAGACGACCATCCATATATGCGGATCGCGTACATGCGGGGACTCTGGGCTTTCGTGGCAGACTACGCTCGCCTGCAGGCTCTCATCGCACATGGCGGCATCTATCTCGACACGGATATGGAGGTGGTCAAGCCCCTTGAGAAATTCCTGGAACACACGCATGTGGTGGGGAATGAATCCGACGGCCAAATAAGTGCCGGCATTATCGGGGCACACCCACATTCTGCCTTCCTCAAGGCCTGTCTCAAATGGATGGACCGTGACGCCTCAGCCGGAAGCCCGAGCTTCACATCAATTCCGAAGATCATGCAGCAGGTCTACGATGCCGGCGATTTCGACGTGACCATCTACCCGCCCCGCTACTTCTATCCGTACAACCCGTATGATCCTGATCAGCCGGTAAAGCAGCTGCTGTACTCCGACATCACCGAGGAAACCTACGCTATCCATCATTGGAGCGCGTCCTGGGTAAAGCCGAGGACATGGACCCAGTACGCGAAATCCGTGCTGAAATACGCCTATCGCAACCTCCCCAAGAGGTAG